A section of the Candidatus Deferrimicrobiaceae bacterium genome encodes:
- the nusA gene encoding transcription termination factor NusA produces MILDIGQIINQLGKEKGIDRSVIIGAIKDALESAAKKKYGMNKRLEAIFDEETGGFEVLEFRTVVEEVKDKELEIALAEARELDPEALLNDSVGFRMSTRDLGRIAAQTARQIIMQKVKDAEREVIYNEFITRKGEILNGIVQRYERDTIIVDLGRTEAGMPPSEQIPRERYRQGDRIRAYIKDVTKTTRGPEILLSRSDPRMILKLFEQEVPEVYEGVVSILSVAREPGFRTKIAVKSKERDVDPVGACVGMKGSRVQSVVQELRGERIDIIAWDEDPAKFVCNALQPAEIIRVLVNESDKSMEVIVPEEQLLLAIGKRGQNVKLASKLVGWQIEVRAEGHVEDALKRAEGLFAPKKTEEEAPKEEGAGAEPPAAEAGPEAADAKEEAPVGAGPEQESAPVEEGAGDAPPAEGTPEEKPGDGSGA; encoded by the coding sequence ATGATTCTGGATATCGGCCAGATTATCAATCAGCTGGGGAAAGAAAAGGGGATCGACCGGAGCGTGATCATCGGTGCGATCAAGGATGCGCTCGAGAGCGCGGCGAAGAAGAAGTACGGGATGAACAAACGCCTCGAGGCCATATTCGACGAGGAAACGGGGGGGTTCGAGGTCCTCGAGTTCAGGACCGTCGTGGAGGAGGTCAAGGACAAGGAGCTGGAGATCGCGCTCGCGGAAGCCAGGGAGCTGGACCCCGAGGCGCTTCTGAACGACAGCGTCGGGTTCCGGATGAGCACCCGGGATCTGGGCCGGATCGCGGCCCAGACCGCGCGCCAGATCATCATGCAGAAGGTCAAGGATGCCGAGCGGGAAGTCATCTACAATGAGTTCATCACCCGCAAAGGGGAGATCCTGAACGGCATCGTCCAACGGTACGAGCGCGACACCATCATCGTCGACCTCGGCAGGACGGAGGCAGGGATGCCCCCCTCGGAGCAGATCCCGAGGGAGCGATACCGGCAGGGCGACCGGATCCGGGCCTATATCAAGGACGTGACCAAGACGACGCGGGGCCCGGAGATCCTCTTGTCCCGTTCCGACCCGCGTATGATCCTGAAACTCTTCGAGCAGGAGGTCCCGGAGGTCTACGAGGGCGTCGTTTCCATCCTGAGCGTGGCGAGGGAGCCGGGATTCCGCACCAAGATCGCCGTGAAGTCGAAGGAAAGGGATGTGGACCCCGTGGGCGCCTGCGTCGGGATGAAGGGGTCCCGGGTCCAGAGCGTCGTGCAGGAGCTTCGGGGCGAGAGGATCGACATCATTGCCTGGGACGAGGATCCCGCCAAGTTCGTGTGCAACGCCTTGCAGCCCGCGGAGATCATACGGGTCCTCGTGAACGAGTCCGACAAGTCGATGGAGGTCATCGTTCCCGAGGAGCAGCTCCTCCTGGCCATCGGGAAACGGGGACAGAACGTGAAACTGGCCTCCAAGCTGGTGGGGTGGCAGATCGAGGTCCGGGCGGAAGGCCATGTCGAGGACGCGCTGAAACGGGCCGAGGGCCTGTTCGCGCCGAAGAAGACCGAGGAGGAGGCTCCGAAGGAGGAGGGGGCCGGGGCGGAGCCGCCCGCGGCGGAGGCCGGGCCGGAAGCGGCGGACGCGAAGGAGGAAGCTCCCGTTGGCGCGGGGCCGGAACAGGAATCGGCCCCGGTCGAAGAGGGAGCCGGAGACGCGCCTCCGGCGGAGGGGACCCCTGAGGAGAAGCCGGGGGATGGCTCCGGGGCGTAA
- a CDS encoding YlxR family protein, with product MAPGRKRSLPRRTCVQCGAKGDKDRFLRIAGRPGEGWEPDPRGGKAGRGIYLCREADCIGAFARRIRTPKGAQRFRMGACAASLAERLEAWRSGS from the coding sequence ATGGCTCCGGGGCGTAAGCGGTCCCTCCCCCGGCGGACCTGCGTGCAGTGCGGTGCGAAGGGGGACAAGGACCGGTTTCTCCGGATCGCGGGGCGTCCCGGGGAAGGCTGGGAGCCGGACCCCCGGGGCGGAAAGGCGGGCCGGGGGATCTATCTGTGCCGGGAGGCGGATTGCATCGGGGCGTTCGCGCGCCGGATCCGAACGCCGAAAGGAGCCCAGCGATTCCGGATGGGCGCCTGCGCGGCGTCCCTGGCGGAACGCCTGGAAGCGTGGCGGAGCGGGTCTTGA
- the infB gene encoding translation initiation factor IF-2, whose product MEKVRVRDLAKELGMKSSKEILLFLDRIGQKGKSASSNIEGDLVDRVRTHFRKGAPPPPPREKPQEVTHANGTIERKSTRVVLRRSAPEPEKPAEPPPPAPEVREAVAEAAPIAPEAPAELQVPAVEEEKPAEPAIRVVEAPPPTKAEEERKEKERKWKKAKPHEKKVQKGVLKKHIIQEIVEEPEVPPVVAEKAPAEAEAVVRHFQPVRVQKRRGGRPVREKKAPSTLPPKASKRIFKIEEVITVGDLAHRMGVKAGEVIKKLIEMGMPTTVNQLLDADAAGILAHEYGYEVENVSPEMESLIDQEADREEDLLSRPPVVTIMGHVDHGKTSLLDVIRASNVIDQEAGGITQHIGAYEVEHNARSLVLLDTPGHEAFTAMRARGAQVTDIVVLVVAADDGVMPQTVEAIDHSKAAGVPIVVAVNKIDKPGAQPDRIRQQLSDHGLIPEEWGGQTLYANVSAKKKTGIDSLLELVLLQADILELKANPHKLARGTVIESRIEKGRGPVATVLVQDGTLKVGDAVVSGTHYGRVRALISDKGKRLTEVLPGTPVEIQGINGVPEAGQKFAVLSDERTARQIAMHRLEKVREKVVARPRFSLEELHRRVEEGELKELNIVLKTDVQGSLEALQFSLNKLSGEKVKVNVIHAGVGGISESDVMLASASTAVIIGFNVRPELKGADLAERERVDIRLYSVIYDVVEDIRKAMEGMLEPSFREMPVGRAEVRNTFHISRLGTVAGCYVLSGKITRNALVRLLRDNVVIYEGKLASLKRFKDDTREVVEGYECGLGLENFNDIKIGDQIEAFVMEKVVETLS is encoded by the coding sequence ATGGAGAAGGTTCGCGTAAGGGATCTTGCCAAGGAACTCGGGATGAAGAGCAGCAAGGAGATCCTGCTGTTCCTGGATCGTATCGGACAGAAGGGGAAGTCCGCGTCGAGCAACATCGAGGGCGATCTGGTCGATCGGGTGCGGACCCACTTCCGCAAGGGTGCCCCGCCTCCGCCTCCCAGGGAAAAGCCGCAGGAAGTGACCCACGCGAACGGGACGATCGAGCGCAAGTCGACCCGGGTGGTGCTGCGACGGAGCGCCCCCGAGCCGGAGAAGCCCGCCGAGCCGCCGCCCCCCGCCCCGGAGGTCCGGGAAGCCGTGGCGGAGGCCGCTCCGATAGCCCCCGAGGCTCCGGCGGAATTGCAGGTGCCGGCGGTGGAGGAGGAAAAACCCGCCGAGCCGGCGATCCGCGTGGTGGAAGCTCCGCCCCCCACGAAGGCCGAGGAGGAGCGCAAGGAGAAGGAACGGAAGTGGAAGAAGGCCAAACCGCACGAGAAGAAGGTCCAGAAGGGGGTGCTGAAGAAGCACATCATCCAGGAGATCGTCGAGGAACCGGAAGTCCCCCCCGTCGTCGCGGAGAAGGCCCCCGCCGAGGCCGAGGCGGTGGTGCGCCATTTCCAGCCGGTCCGGGTCCAGAAGAGGAGGGGGGGAAGACCCGTACGGGAGAAAAAAGCTCCCTCCACCCTCCCGCCGAAGGCAAGCAAGCGCATTTTCAAGATCGAGGAGGTCATCACCGTCGGGGATCTGGCCCACCGGATGGGGGTCAAGGCGGGGGAAGTGATCAAGAAGCTGATCGAGATGGGGATGCCCACGACGGTGAACCAGCTCCTCGACGCCGACGCGGCGGGGATCCTGGCCCATGAATACGGGTACGAGGTGGAGAACGTTTCCCCCGAGATGGAGAGCCTCATCGACCAGGAAGCCGACCGGGAGGAAGACCTCCTTTCCCGGCCGCCCGTGGTCACGATCATGGGACACGTCGACCACGGGAAGACATCGCTATTGGACGTGATCCGGGCGAGCAACGTGATCGACCAGGAGGCGGGCGGGATCACCCAGCACATCGGCGCGTACGAGGTCGAGCACAACGCCCGGTCCCTCGTCCTGCTGGACACGCCCGGCCATGAGGCGTTCACCGCCATGCGGGCGCGGGGTGCCCAGGTGACCGACATCGTGGTGCTGGTGGTGGCGGCCGACGACGGGGTCATGCCGCAGACGGTGGAGGCGATCGACCACTCCAAGGCGGCGGGCGTCCCGATCGTCGTCGCGGTGAACAAGATCGACAAGCCCGGCGCGCAGCCCGACCGGATCCGCCAGCAGCTCTCCGATCACGGGCTGATCCCCGAGGAATGGGGCGGCCAGACGCTGTACGCGAACGTCTCCGCGAAGAAAAAGACCGGCATCGACTCCCTGCTCGAGCTCGTTCTCCTGCAGGCGGATATCCTCGAGCTCAAGGCGAATCCCCACAAGCTCGCCCGCGGGACGGTGATCGAGTCCCGGATCGAGAAGGGGCGAGGCCCGGTCGCCACGGTCCTCGTCCAGGACGGCACCCTGAAGGTGGGGGACGCGGTCGTCTCGGGGACCCATTACGGGCGCGTCCGCGCCTTGATCAGCGACAAGGGGAAACGGTTGACGGAGGTCCTTCCGGGAACCCCGGTCGAGATCCAGGGGATCAACGGTGTTCCCGAGGCGGGGCAGAAGTTCGCCGTCCTGAGCGACGAGCGGACCGCCCGCCAGATCGCGATGCACCGCCTCGAGAAGGTCCGGGAAAAGGTCGTCGCGCGCCCCCGGTTCAGCCTCGAGGAGCTCCACCGGCGGGTCGAGGAAGGCGAGCTGAAGGAGCTGAACATCGTGCTGAAGACGGACGTGCAGGGCTCGCTCGAGGCGCTCCAGTTTTCGCTGAACAAGCTCTCCGGCGAGAAGGTCAAGGTGAACGTCATCCATGCGGGGGTGGGCGGCATCTCCGAATCGGACGTGATGCTCGCCTCGGCCTCCACGGCCGTGATCATCGGGTTCAACGTGCGCCCCGAGCTCAAGGGTGCGGACCTCGCCGAGCGGGAACGGGTCGACATCCGCCTCTATTCGGTCATCTACGACGTGGTGGAGGATATCCGGAAGGCGATGGAAGGGATGCTCGAGCCCTCCTTCCGGGAGATGCCGGTGGGACGCGCGGAGGTTCGGAACACGTTCCACATCTCTCGTCTCGGCACCGTGGCGGGGTGCTATGTTCTCTCCGGCAAGATCACCCGGAACGCATTGGTCAGGCTCCTGCGCGACAACGTGGTCATCTACGAAGGGAAGCTTGCCTCGCTGAAGCGGTTCAAGGACGACACCCGCGAAGTGGTGGAAGGGTACGAGTGCGGGCTCGGTCTGGAAAACTTCAACGACATCAAGATAGGCGACCAGATCGAGGCGTTCGTGATGGAAAAGGTCGTCGAGACGCTTTCGTAG
- a CDS encoding DUF503 domain-containing protein produces MLVAVLVADLLFPGSDSLKDKRKRLSGLMGRIRAGFPVSVAEVGFQDLRQRGRIGVALVSTDSRLAQSILDRITDMVGRDGEIEMTGRRIEILRMSDEEE; encoded by the coding sequence ATGCTGGTCGCGGTGCTCGTGGCCGACCTTCTGTTTCCCGGGTCCGATTCCCTCAAGGACAAGCGAAAACGGTTGAGCGGCCTGATGGGCCGGATCCGGGCGGGGTTCCCGGTTTCGGTGGCCGAGGTCGGGTTCCAGGACCTGAGGCAGCGCGGGAGAATCGGCGTGGCCCTGGTCTCGACGGACTCCCGCCTGGCCCAGTCGATCCTGGACCGGATCACGGACATGGTGGGGCGGGACGGGGAGATCGAGATGACCGGGCGGCGGATCGAGATCCTCCGGATGAGTGACGAAGAAGAATGA
- the rbfA gene encoding 30S ribosome-binding factor RbfA, whose translation MKGRGDRPTRVAERIREEVSLILQNRVKDPGLGGVTVTDVVVTGDLKIARIHYSVLGGDEERLLARDALRRSRGYIRRELGRVLQMRYSPDINFHLDTTYEKGERIDRLLREASQEPRREE comes from the coding sequence ATGAAAGGACGCGGAGATCGTCCCACGCGCGTGGCGGAGAGGATCCGGGAGGAGGTCTCCCTGATCCTCCAGAACCGGGTGAAGGACCCCGGCCTGGGGGGGGTTACGGTCACCGACGTCGTCGTGACCGGCGACCTGAAGATCGCGCGGATTCATTATTCCGTTCTCGGGGGGGACGAGGAGCGCCTCCTGGCCCGGGACGCGCTCCGGCGTTCCCGGGGGTACATCCGGAGAGAGCTGGGAAGGGTCTTGCAAATGCGGTACTCCCCCGATATCAACTTCCATCTCGACACCACCTACGAGAAAGGCGAACGGATCGACCGCCTGCTGCGGGAGGCGTCGCAGGAACCCCGCCGTGAGGAATGA
- a CDS encoding bifunctional oligoribonuclease/PAP phosphatase NrnA, giving the protein MRNDLTEICRLFREKERFLIACHENPEGDAIGAELALALALRKIGKTATVLNSDPVPGNLVFLPAADTVVFEADGSSHEVAVVVDCGSLTRTGRVQAELRKCPILVDIDHHSTNDAQGDYCLIDPGAAATGILMHRILTAMGVPIDRDIAMNIYVAVLTDTGSFHYSNSSPEAFFVAGDMVRTGIDPREVAERVYETQTAERLGLLGRVLGSLELAAAGRVAAITTTRKDLRDFSATKDHLEGFINYPRSIIGVEVAVAFREEKAGEIRVSLRSKGRVDVSAVASALGGGGHRNAAGCIVGGSLDEVRRRMFALLTAALP; this is encoded by the coding sequence GTGAGGAATGACCTTACGGAGATCTGCCGCCTTTTCCGCGAAAAAGAGCGGTTCCTGATCGCCTGCCACGAGAATCCCGAGGGGGACGCCATCGGGGCGGAGCTGGCGCTCGCCCTCGCTCTCCGGAAGATCGGCAAGACGGCCACGGTGCTGAACTCGGATCCCGTCCCCGGCAACCTGGTTTTCCTTCCGGCCGCCGACACGGTCGTGTTCGAGGCGGACGGTTCTTCCCACGAAGTGGCCGTCGTCGTCGACTGCGGGTCGCTTACGCGGACCGGCCGGGTCCAGGCCGAGTTGCGGAAGTGCCCGATCCTCGTGGACATCGACCATCATTCCACCAACGATGCGCAAGGGGACTACTGCCTCATCGACCCGGGGGCCGCGGCTACCGGCATCCTGATGCACCGCATCCTCACCGCCATGGGGGTGCCGATCGACCGCGACATCGCGATGAACATCTATGTCGCGGTGTTGACCGACACCGGGTCCTTCCACTACTCGAACTCCTCCCCGGAAGCCTTTTTCGTCGCGGGCGACATGGTGCGGACCGGGATCGACCCCCGCGAGGTGGCGGAACGGGTCTACGAGACCCAAACCGCGGAGAGGCTCGGTCTGCTCGGGAGGGTTCTGGGCTCCCTGGAACTCGCGGCGGCCGGCCGGGTGGCCGCGATCACGACGACCCGGAAGGACCTCCGCGATTTCTCCGCCACGAAGGACCATCTCGAGGGGTTCATCAACTACCCCCGCTCCATCATCGGGGTCGAGGTCGCCGTGGCGTTCCGCGAGGAGAAGGCCGGGGAGATACGCGTGAGCCTGCGCTCCAAGGGGAGGGTGGACGTGTCCGCCGTCGCCTCCGCGCTCGGCGGGGGAGGGCACCGCAACGCCGCCGGCTGCATCGTCGGCGGTTCCCTGGACGAGGTCCGGCGCAGGATGTTCGCGTTGCTTACGGCCGCGCTCCCGTGA
- the truB gene encoding tRNA pseudouridine(55) synthase TruB, whose amino-acid sequence MKPVDGVIVLDKPSGITSYRAVERVGRVFRGKKCGHAGTLDPIATGVLPVCVGRATKIAGYLASQEKEYDVFFRFGVETDTGDSTGRQIVANPGEYAQEDAVRAAVAGLVGEWEQVPPAYSAIKVAGTRAYALARQGKPVDLAGRKVKVYEARVLSWSPEGFRAFLRSSKGFYVRALARDLGSLLGVSMHVSGLRRLMSGPFRIEESIPLADLVEAGKRGEAHDHLVPIERALAGFPRREVPAEAAAAVRQGRSPGPWLEGRAAVRDGEVVLLTSGGEGPVALVTRTPSGEWKIVRGI is encoded by the coding sequence GTGAAGCCGGTCGACGGCGTCATCGTTCTGGACAAGCCGTCCGGGATCACCTCCTACCGGGCCGTGGAGCGGGTGGGACGCGTGTTCCGGGGGAAAAAATGCGGCCACGCGGGGACCCTCGACCCGATCGCGACCGGGGTCCTGCCCGTCTGCGTGGGCCGGGCCACCAAGATCGCCGGCTACCTCGCGTCCCAGGAGAAGGAGTACGACGTCTTTTTCCGGTTCGGGGTCGAAACGGACACCGGGGACTCCACCGGCAGGCAGATCGTCGCCAACCCGGGGGAATACGCGCAAGAGGACGCCGTGCGGGCCGCGGTCGCCGGCCTCGTCGGGGAGTGGGAGCAGGTTCCCCCTGCCTATTCGGCGATCAAGGTGGCCGGGACACGCGCCTACGCGCTCGCCCGGCAGGGCAAGCCGGTGGATCTCGCGGGGAGGAAGGTGAAGGTGTACGAGGCCCGGGTCCTCTCGTGGTCGCCGGAAGGATTCCGTGCCTTCCTGCGCTCCTCGAAAGGGTTTTACGTCCGGGCGCTCGCGCGGGACCTGGGGAGCCTGCTGGGGGTTTCGATGCACGTCTCGGGGCTTCGCCGCCTGATGAGCGGTCCCTTCCGGATCGAGGAGTCGATCCCGCTCGCGGATCTCGTCGAAGCCGGCAAGCGCGGGGAAGCGCACGACCACCTGGTGCCGATCGAGCGCGCCCTTGCGGGGTTTCCCCGGAGGGAGGTCCCGGCCGAGGCCGCGGCGGCCGTTCGGCAGGGCCGGTCGCCAGGCCCCTGGCTCGAAGGGAGAGCGGCCGTCCGGGACGGGGAAGTGGTGCTTCTCACCTCGGGGGGGGAAGGTCCGGTCGCGCTTGTTACGCGGACCCCTTCCGGCGAGTGGAAAATCGTGCGGGGCATATGA
- the rpsO gene encoding 30S ribosomal protein S15 has product MSVVTEKKKDVIGKFRLHESDTGSPEVQIALLTERINMITDHLKTHSKDFNSRRGLLKLVGQRRRLLDYLKLKESLRYKAVVEALGLRK; this is encoded by the coding sequence ATGAGCGTAGTGACGGAGAAGAAAAAGGACGTCATCGGCAAGTTCCGGCTGCACGAGTCGGACACCGGCTCGCCGGAAGTGCAGATCGCGCTCCTCACCGAGCGGATCAACATGATCACGGATCATCTCAAGACCCATTCCAAGGATTTCAACTCCCGTCGGGGGTTGTTGAAACTGGTCGGGCAGAGGAGGCGCCTGCTCGACTACCTGAAGTTGAAGGAGTCGCTTCGATACAAAGCCGTTGTGGAAGCGCTCGGCCTGCGCAAGTAA